The Blautia hydrogenotrophica DSM 10507 genome window below encodes:
- a CDS encoding prenyltransferase/squalene oxidase repeat-containing protein: MTVMSKWKKIGAFLLVLCLIAGLWTPVPIKAEGHTDYTPEELLEDIEGILLWEKSEEHLSAEDNLLDAVFLQGVGNSSIDWLVFGMGRSGYPDDYSGFRAVAEEKISSEYQKTGGLDREKATEWHRMALAILAAGGDPTAVGADQDGNPINLVVDGVYDMQEGMSPGKQGINGWIFGLLTLDSLRYQVPEGAAETRESILISILEKQLADGGFSLNASTEEDMSDVDLTAMAIQALAPYYNSEQTYTYERMGRKVTQTVRQSVDEALKCLSDRQLDSGGFISMGFENSESCSQVITALCSLGIDPGKDERFIKDGHTVLDALMSYQQKDGGFLHSREYDEENPEADPDASNLLASGQACYALTALCRYYGGLRTLYDFREEPSQEVKEQITQARAAIQGLGDSAETSALQAAYEAYLAVPVEERSYVYEYADLAEQMKEAGLANDSEYLAASMEQNTKGNGTITSLFGKEIDMSADIEFSQEDAEAVKKLPETVTTENYVEVVKLLDKLNKSENQEDYEKERGILQKKKEEILKIQEEIADINNTVLEKLYPLEDISREDKKTVEDLQKRIAALSEYDRQEILQYEDIREASVRIKNQETALMVSIVVGVLIVLILLVVFLRMRKRRAKRLEQRRAVRYDAEDDEDDDEDDEEE, translated from the coding sequence GTGACAGTGATGAGCAAATGGAAAAAAATCGGTGCGTTTTTGCTGGTTCTGTGTCTGATCGCAGGGCTGTGGACGCCGGTCCCGATAAAAGCGGAGGGTCACACAGACTACACGCCGGAAGAACTTCTAGAAGATATAGAAGGGATTTTGCTGTGGGAAAAGAGTGAAGAACATCTGTCTGCAGAGGACAACCTGCTGGATGCAGTGTTCCTGCAGGGGGTGGGAAACAGCAGCATAGACTGGCTGGTCTTTGGAATGGGAAGAAGCGGCTATCCTGACGACTATTCCGGTTTTCGAGCGGTGGCGGAAGAGAAGATCAGCTCGGAATACCAGAAGACCGGCGGTTTGGACAGAGAGAAGGCGACGGAATGGCATAGGATGGCTTTGGCCATCCTGGCAGCCGGTGGAGATCCCACGGCGGTAGGTGCAGATCAGGATGGGAATCCCATCAATCTGGTGGTGGACGGCGTCTATGACATGCAGGAAGGAATGTCCCCGGGAAAGCAGGGAATCAATGGGTGGATTTTCGGACTGCTGACGCTGGACTCCTTGCGCTACCAGGTTCCAGAGGGAGCTGCCGAGACCCGGGAATCCATTCTCATCAGCATCCTGGAAAAACAGTTGGCAGACGGAGGCTTCAGCCTGAACGCTTCCACGGAAGAAGACATGTCAGACGTGGACTTGACTGCCATGGCGATACAGGCACTGGCTCCTTATTATAACAGCGAGCAGACCTATACCTATGAGCGGATGGGACGGAAGGTGACCCAGACTGTGCGTCAGTCGGTGGATGAGGCATTGAAATGTCTCTCAGACCGGCAACTGGACAGCGGCGGTTTTATCAGTATGGGGTTTGAGAACAGTGAGAGCTGTTCCCAGGTAATCACCGCCCTGTGTTCTCTGGGGATTGACCCTGGTAAGGATGAGCGTTTCATAAAGGATGGACATACAGTGCTGGACGCACTGATGAGTTATCAGCAAAAAGACGGCGGATTTCTGCATTCCAGGGAGTACGATGAAGAGAACCCGGAGGCAGACCCGGATGCTTCTAATCTGCTGGCCAGTGGACAGGCCTGCTATGCGCTGACGGCGCTGTGCCGTTACTATGGGGGGCTGCGCACCCTGTATGATTTCCGGGAGGAACCTTCCCAGGAAGTGAAAGAGCAGATCACACAGGCGCGGGCAGCCATTCAGGGGCTGGGAGATTCGGCGGAGACTTCCGCACTGCAGGCGGCTTACGAGGCATATCTGGCGGTGCCAGTGGAAGAGAGAAGCTATGTCTACGAGTATGCTGATCTGGCGGAACAGATGAAAGAGGCAGGGCTTGCCAACGATTCCGAGTACCTGGCGGCTTCTATGGAGCAGAATACCAAGGGAAATGGAACGATCACCTCCCTGTTCGGGAAAGAGATCGACATGTCTGCGGACATTGAATTTTCCCAGGAAGACGCAGAAGCTGTGAAAAAGCTCCCAGAGACAGTGACCACGGAAAATTACGTAGAGGTTGTCAAACTTCTGGATAAGTTGAACAAGTCGGAAAATCAGGAAGACTATGAAAAAGAGCGTGGGATTCTCCAGAAGAAGAAAGAGGAGATCTTGAAAATTCAGGAAGAAATCGCAGACATCAACAATACGGTTCTAGAAAAACTTTATCCCCTGGAAGATATTTCCAGAGAGGATAAAAAGACCGTGGAAGATCTGCAAAAGCGGATTGCAGCCCTGAGTGAGTACGACAGGCAGGAGATTCTTCAGTATGAAGATATCCGGGAGGCCTCTGTGAGAATTAAAAATCAGGAGACTGCTCTGATGGTGTCCATTGTGGTGGGAGTTCTGATTGTCCTCATCCTCCTCGTTGTGTTCTTGCGCATGAGAAAACGCAGGGCAAAACGGCTGGAACAGCGCAGAGCTGTACGGTATGACGCAGAGGATGACGAGGATGACGACGAAGACGACGAGGAGGAATGA
- a CDS encoding DUF4430 domain-containing protein, whose amino-acid sequence MNELLRKIQLFTKKHREITAAVLGLLVVVLFCSTIFGTLRTQAAADMDNPIDGISDDRSLVELDGLKETVAESFAGANDRAEENKEDQQESEEENKDNKDQENSKSENNTGDTSQDGSGGREGDEGNNEDNRGSNQGDKPKKDKNAGDDKNDEKEAYFRTSIVDGDTLTDREYEYTITHLTDLEVKTIQEKVNKGKFTQFDGKLNLDTGENTVVIKVTYIGKDGKSFDVQKSYTLYVNVTDVIIKSNLVQVEGTTVTEKVLNFEAKAECAGEDVELQVTLENKSGSQKVSYEPDGQYSVTLAEGKNTIHLHAEKGSRKADDSYALTYQIPIEKQFKVETNLAERNNQTVKSRAFEFDAYGFQGSTQVEVTVTWNGTEIEPTEPNQYAVILEDGANTFTITPHNGEERGDTQEYTITFQKKSDGDGGDDPDNPDRPIVSCPELESYHNGTVNNSPLSFTVYAQNCRGEDLPASQIRAVCNGVECDVLWPNDGEVSFSADLREGANTIYVEVDDGDGNVFKQNYSITYTPPEEEVTGTITLSVEATTIGIGYLVAPTQVEITRDQRLSEVLLEVLDANNYAPEYTGDVESDFYLAHIMDKDGRDFVLNPVVPEDLEAHLLEINEQSAEDVYPMRWYTNSLGEFDFCVGSGWMYSVDGVYPNYSMADCILQDGNEIRIRFTLYYGADIGGAGALGNGTNEDEAIGNWEREW is encoded by the coding sequence ATGAATGAATTATTGCGGAAAATTCAGTTATTTACAAAAAAACATCGCGAAATCACAGCGGCAGTCCTCGGACTGCTCGTTGTGGTTTTGTTTTGTAGCACGATTTTTGGAACCTTGAGGACACAGGCAGCCGCCGACATGGACAATCCCATCGACGGAATTTCTGATGACCGTTCTCTGGTGGAATTGGACGGGCTGAAGGAGACTGTGGCGGAATCCTTCGCCGGAGCCAACGATCGGGCGGAAGAAAACAAAGAGGATCAGCAGGAGTCAGAGGAAGAGAACAAAGACAATAAAGATCAGGAAAATTCCAAGTCAGAGAACAATACGGGAGATACTTCCCAGGACGGCTCTGGCGGCCGGGAAGGCGACGAGGGAAATAATGAGGATAACCGGGGAAGCAACCAGGGAGACAAACCTAAGAAAGACAAAAATGCAGGTGATGACAAGAACGATGAGAAAGAAGCGTATTTTAGAACCAGCATCGTGGACGGGGATACGCTGACGGACCGGGAGTATGAATATACAATCACCCACTTGACAGACCTGGAAGTGAAAACCATACAGGAGAAAGTCAACAAGGGAAAGTTTACGCAGTTTGACGGAAAACTAAACCTGGACACCGGGGAAAACACGGTAGTAATCAAAGTCACCTATATAGGCAAGGATGGAAAGAGCTTCGATGTGCAAAAATCCTACACCCTGTATGTGAACGTGACAGACGTTATCATCAAGAGCAATCTGGTCCAAGTGGAAGGCACCACAGTGACTGAGAAAGTCCTGAATTTCGAGGCAAAAGCAGAATGTGCCGGCGAGGACGTGGAGCTTCAGGTGACACTGGAAAACAAAAGCGGTTCCCAGAAGGTTTCCTATGAGCCGGACGGACAGTATTCCGTGACATTGGCAGAGGGAAAGAATACCATCCATCTGCACGCGGAAAAGGGCAGCCGAAAGGCCGATGATAGCTATGCCCTGACCTATCAGATTCCCATCGAGAAACAGTTTAAGGTGGAGACCAATCTGGCAGAGCGAAACAACCAGACGGTGAAGAGCCGTGCCTTTGAGTTCGACGCCTACGGGTTCCAGGGCAGCACCCAGGTGGAGGTGACAGTCACCTGGAACGGGACAGAGATAGAACCCACGGAGCCCAATCAGTATGCAGTGATTCTGGAAGACGGGGCGAACACCTTCACCATCACTCCCCATAACGGGGAAGAACGAGGGGATACCCAGGAGTACACCATCACCTTCCAGAAGAAATCTGACGGGGACGGGGGCGACGACCCGGACAACCCGGACCGACCCATTGTAAGCTGTCCAGAGCTGGAATCCTATCACAATGGAACCGTGAACAATTCTCCGCTCAGCTTCACCGTGTACGCACAGAACTGCCGGGGAGAAGATCTGCCGGCTTCACAGATTCGCGCCGTGTGCAATGGCGTGGAATGTGATGTGCTGTGGCCAAACGACGGAGAAGTGAGCTTTAGTGCAGACCTGAGAGAAGGCGCGAATACCATCTATGTGGAAGTGGACGATGGAGACGGAAATGTCTTTAAACAGAACTATTCCATCACTTACACGCCTCCAGAGGAGGAAGTGACAGGAACCATCACACTCTCAGTGGAGGCCACCACTATAGGAATCGGTTATCTGGTGGCGCCGACTCAGGTGGAGATTACGAGGGACCAGAGGCTTTCTGAGGTTCTATTGGAGGTATTGGATGCCAACAATTATGCGCCTGAGTACACGGGAGATGTGGAATCCGATTTTTATCTGGCACATATCATGGACAAAGACGGCAGGGATTTCGTCTTGAACCCTGTGGTTCCAGAAGACCTGGAGGCACATCTTCTGGAGATCAATGAGCAGTCGGCGGAGGATGTCTATCCCATGAGGTGGTACACGAACAGCCTGGGAGAGTTTGACTTCTGCGTAGGTTCCGGCTGGATGTACAGCGTGGACGGCGTGTACCCCAATTACTCTATGGCAGACTGCATTCTCCAGGATGGGAATGAGATTCGGATTCGGTTTACTCTGTATTACGGCGCGGATATCGGCGGAGCAGGTGCTCTAGGAAATGGTACCAACGAAGACGAGGCGATCGGAAACTGGGAGAGAGAGTGGTGA